In Sardina pilchardus chromosome 8, fSarPil1.1, whole genome shotgun sequence, a genomic segment contains:
- the LOC134089634 gene encoding glutathione S-transferase theta-3-like isoform X1, with protein MPLELYLDLMSQPCRSVYIFAKKNNIPFDFKQTSLMMGDHHGEEFKKINMVKKVPAMRDGEFCLSESIAMMMYMVEKFKTPDHWYPADLQKRARVNEYLSWQHMETRTHGSKIFYINIMIPKIMGKDIPQDKRDDAIEDLNGTLKMMEEKFLGDKPFIAGDQISLADLVAIVEIYQPLAAGMDVFEGRPKLKAWKDRVRQAVGPELFDEAHKGVMGAMEMVKGMDGSKLEAIKPKIQKMYF; from the exons ATGCCTTTAGAACTGTATTTGGATCTTATGTCGCAGCCATGTCGGTCTGTGTATATATTTGCCAAGAAAAATAATATACCGTTTGATTTCAAGCAAACTTCGCTGATGATGG GAGATCATCATGGAGAAGAATTTAAGAAGATCAACATGGTAAAGAAAGTGCCTGCAATGCGAGATGGAGAATTTTGTTTGTCtgaaag CATCGCCATGATGATGTATATGGTTGAGAAATTCAAAACTCCAGACCACTGGTATCCAGCTGATTTGCAGAAACGGGCGCGGGTGAACGAGTACTTGAGTTGGCAGCACATGGAAACGCGGACGCATGGCTCCAAAATATTCTATATTAAT ATTATGATCCCAAAGATCATGGGGAAGGACATTCCTCAGGACAAGAGGGATGACGCCATAGAGGACCTCAATGGCACCCTCAAGATGATGGAGGAGAAGTTCCTGGGGGACAAGCCGTTCATTGCTGGAGACCAGATCTCCCTGGCGGATCTGGTGGCAATTGTGGAAATCTACCAG ccctTGGCTGCCGGCATGGACGTGTTCGAGGGTAGGCCCAAACTCAAGGCCTGGAAGGATCGGGTGCGCCAGGCGGTCGGGCCTGAGCTGTTCGACGAAGCTCACAAAGGCGTCATGGGCGCCATGGAGATGGTCAAGGGAATGGACGGCAGCAAGCTGGAGGCGATCAAGCCCAAGATTCAAaagatgtatttctga
- the LOC134089740 gene encoding glutathione S-transferase A-like, with translation MTSLTLQRNRSNSQFRSQGTLLIPEGQTEQARMYQRMFEGQILHQKLSDIVYYNYRVPEEERHDSTMKRNMETLAAELKMWEAYLEKMEPGSYLAGKAFSLADVLVFPVVAYAMRFGMSQERYPRQAAYYTMLKDRPSVKATWPPHWLESPGSDTIKDL, from the exons ATGACTTCCTTGACCCTTCAGAGGAACCGTAGCAAC AGCCAGTTCAGGTCCCAGGGTACTCTACTGATCCCTGAAGGCCAAACTGAACAGGCTCGCATGTACCAGCGCATGTTTGAGGGACAGATACTGCACCAGAAACTCA GTGACATTGTGTACTATAACTACCGCGTCCCCGAGGAGGAGAGGCATGACTCCACAATGAAGAGAAACATGGAGACTCTAGCTGCTGAACTCAAGATGTGGGAGGCATACCTGGAGAAG ATGGAGCCTGGTTCATATCTTGCGGGGAAGGCATTCTCATTGGCTGATGTCCTCGTATTTCCTGTAGTTGCCTATGCTATGCGCTTTGG AATGTCCCAGGAGCGATATCCTAGACAGGCGGCGTACTACACCATGCTGAAGGACAGGCCCAGCGTCAAAGCCACCTGGCCGCCACACTGGCTGGAAAGCCCAGGGTCAGACACCATCAAAGACCTCTGA
- the LOC134089634 gene encoding glutathione S-transferase theta-1-like isoform X2: MDLMRLAGYVCVPVSLRDHHGEEFKKINMVKKVPAMRDGEFCLSESIAMMMYMVEKFKTPDHWYPADLQKRARVNEYLSWQHMETRTHGSKIFYINIMIPKIMGKDIPQDKRDDAIEDLNGTLKMMEEKFLGDKPFIAGDQISLADLVAIVEIYQPLAAGMDVFEGRPKLKAWKDRVRQAVGPELFDEAHKGVMGAMEMVKGMDGSKLEAIKPKIQKMYF; encoded by the exons ATGGATTTGATGCGTCTCGCAGGctatgtgtgcgtgcctgtgtctTTAC GAGATCATCATGGAGAAGAATTTAAGAAGATCAACATGGTAAAGAAAGTGCCTGCAATGCGAGATGGAGAATTTTGTTTGTCtgaaag CATCGCCATGATGATGTATATGGTTGAGAAATTCAAAACTCCAGACCACTGGTATCCAGCTGATTTGCAGAAACGGGCGCGGGTGAACGAGTACTTGAGTTGGCAGCACATGGAAACGCGGACGCATGGCTCCAAAATATTCTATATTAAT ATTATGATCCCAAAGATCATGGGGAAGGACATTCCTCAGGACAAGAGGGATGACGCCATAGAGGACCTCAATGGCACCCTCAAGATGATGGAGGAGAAGTTCCTGGGGGACAAGCCGTTCATTGCTGGAGACCAGATCTCCCTGGCGGATCTGGTGGCAATTGTGGAAATCTACCAG ccctTGGCTGCCGGCATGGACGTGTTCGAGGGTAGGCCCAAACTCAAGGCCTGGAAGGATCGGGTGCGCCAGGCGGTCGGGCCTGAGCTGTTCGACGAAGCTCACAAAGGCGTCATGGGCGCCATGGAGATGGTCAAGGGAATGGACGGCAGCAAGCTGGAGGCGATCAAGCCCAAGATTCAAaagatgtatttctga